A stretch of DNA from Lotus japonicus ecotype B-129 chromosome 4, LjGifu_v1.2:
tccagctctactcagacaagctcatccagactcgacatcatggaacaacgtcttgacactcatgaatccatgctgattaagatgaagcaaatgatgatggaacttctgcgccgcactgacaaaccttagtcttaggatctctttcttttcttccttttctttttatttaacgttgttttatttaaactctgtttatttacttattttaatttgttcatttgtgattctatatgcatatatctatatatatttgtgtcacatatgtttgcaaaacctgttttattcctaattgttctatgtttacatcataattcttttcatcatacattattccctatatctagaatggaggatccttcctcattcttctgcattcttggcgctgctctactctttccttctccagacgatccagtgtatactctatgttgccgagtctgatgctcagctcatctctctctagactatcttctgtcgtcttaagtctcttttccacagtctccttctcttccagcagattcagctcccgccggcaaagctcctgaatctcttccacgaagcagaggaactccttcagatctttctccatctctggaccaagatcttcttccagcagtgtcttcgtcagctcttgtatggtctttgtaccatcgggatgcctaatattgaggaacatatcttcctcaaaagccttccttctgagctcttctaatgccattctgtatgatgccattttttttactactgaaaattattcgaggtgtgaagcttacctttctctccaacgtcttttataggcttcactttctctctgaaagttattttcgcctaactctgattcttacatcgttttcatcttcttttaaacttagaccttctctaagggggagtaccttgtacttcaagctaagtttttcacaccccaagctttttgcttatgacaaaaagggggagtaaacccagtttttgatgtgtaagatgtgttagtgtgacttatttttcttttggagattttaagagttccaccttcatgaccatagatgtgtcactgggcaaatacaaggaatacatttcacttcttttgaagtgattctaagttgactctgatacccaagactctgataccctgtctatgactctgatcacttatgcgctctgattattcgttttttcatctatgtcataagcttttcactctgaactcttatatgttttagctcagaatctagactttactaacgttttcatcaagtattagattcagggggagctaagctcagaatcaagcagtgacttgaattcagaatgagcaagataaactattcacatcaggataagtctttttctatatctctaaactctgagtgaattcagtttattgtttaagaattgttcatcaaaaatattagttttgtcatcatcaaaaagggggagattgtaagatcaagttttgatctagtagtacaactctatgttttgatgattacaagttaaccttttgatatgaacaattgtggtactctaacgtgtttttctgagtgtgctatttacaggctctgaccttgactcaatctcacacaaatcagaagcactgtgtataaagggtaacccaagcaacgctttcgcattcaccttgttcagtatgaacagtggaaaagcttcagaagttctgaagatatacaaactctgatgtggactcagtcgctagaagctctgaagatccagaagttctgataaccaagaaacactgaaggttcagatgttctgatggtgtagaagactctgaagatccagaagctgaataagtggaaactctgaagtccagaagcaagaaactctgaaggccatgttcttccctctgagttcagaatcagaagatacaatggtcagaggatctgtgctttccctctgactctgatcaaccggcttcacaagttccaatacgaagcattcctctgatcagaagtctcctaggttaaaaggtcaagtcgctatccaagtacaaaagcaagtgtaccttcctgacgacctacctaacgttctcagccacagcagaagctggattttccagaactgccctccaacggtagcatttcccatgcaacgctcaaccctaatccttggagtatatatagaggctgaagattgaaagaagcggcaagaagAGAAtactagaagcaatacacacgcgcaagatattcaaaatattctaagctttctttcatctgaaattcattgtgtttactatcagctttttagaagcaaatcccttgtaaacatttttttgataaacagtttgtttagttcctttaggagatcaaggttgatcggatcctagagaagactaagagagtgaatcttagtgtgagctaagtcagtgtaattgttagtcacttgtaggtttcaagtgcagttgtaactcttacctgattagtggattgccttcattctaagaaggaagaaatcaccttaacgggtggactggagtagcttgagtgatttatcaagtgaaccaggataaaatccttgtgtgcttttctatctcttatctttagcacttaagttctcgaaagatttgtataaatctttaaggtggtagttttgtactgaaaacgttattcaaaccccccctttctaccgtttttcataccttcaagtatagggtatgggtgtttagagcctactaaggttgggtgttagtgtcatagctctgattgtcatttctcattttggggcagggtaggtccccaactattagcttttgtgtggtgcTCTTCCAtaaggatcacagggagttgtcgGACGTAGaaagtcttttggaggccgttttgggccgacttacctTCTTGGAGAACTGTATTtctaaaacttatgactctatctatgggtcgcacttgttgccgttgggcaatacttttagttacttggtgttactttccgtcacttgaggacactcgtgacgatgttttcagttgcagcgagggctgtaccTTTAAcgtatgttagtcgctgttaatcgcgattgggttgagtctttgtTTCGACAAGTCTATTTATATTtaatcaaaatgaaaaaaaatacctgcttttccgcttcattttatttttttgttactaaagtgacacccgaaaatcgggttGTTACACATGTGGTTGTTGCTCATAGGAATCATCAAACAAATAATTTACAAATTCTTGATTAGAGAGATTGGTTGTTACCTCTTGATAGGGGAATATGGTTCCAAGGGAGTTGGTAAGTCTGGTGTGAAAAGCAATGTCTTCTTCACCCAGTGTCTCATCAGGTTCATCTGCTAAGATCTTCCGTTTCCGGTACAAAGGCTATGAAGCCTTTTCAGCAGGTTCTTCCTCGAATTTTTTTCTTAACCGTTTAAGATTCTTTCCGGTACAAAGTTTTGTTTGCAGGTGACCTTTTCCCAGATCGAGTTCTTGAAGCAACAGGATGAGACTGAAACTGTACTGGTGCTCCACCTTTGGTAATCCTGATAGACCGTTCCTTAGTGGGTGCCTTGGGTAGGATCCTGGACTGTTCAAGCTCATCCTCAGGATACGATGCAATTCGCAAGGCAGCTGGAACAACTCTCTTGGTAGGTTCCTTCACAATTTTGTCAGACAGTTCCTTCaggttcttcttcttttctttgccAGGTTGTTCAGTGGCAGTGGCCTTCTCCTTTCCTCTgacttctcttttcttctttgttaggaattcttcaagaacttctgAATCATCATAGGAGATATTCATCTTGCTAACATCTCCGAGCTTGATTGGTGTTGGCCAAATGATGTCTTCATCTAGTTGTTCTGACTTGCAGGCTAAAAACTCAGTAGTGATTCCCTTATTTTCCAAAATCACGGTCAACTGAGAtccaaaaggaaggtatcctttACCATTCTCCAGAAAGTTGAGTAGATAGCTCCACATCAAGTAAGCTGGGTTGATCTTCACTCTCTTTACAATTTTATACAATGCATACCTTGCATGTGCATTGACGTGGCCTTTGGCTCCATCTTTTGGATGAACAACTTTGTTGATCACAACATTGTTGAACTTGACTTCATCCTTGAGGTTGCTCACCTCCACTGACAAGGGGTCCTCTGGGTTCTTCTAGATACATCTCGAGTCATCAACCTTTGACATCCAGATTGGAGAGTATCTTTCTCTGTCGTTGAGGCTCACGTTGAGGGCTTCCGCAACGTCCTTCAGTGTGACGTTGATGATCTTGTTGTTTGCCTGTCTTTCACCACAACACAATCATAGAATTCCTTCACAAGCGGCACATACACTTCACGTTGTGCCATGTTGTACACAGTTGCCCAGTCCTGATGGAGAAGATCAACGAGTCCTGCCCTCTTCACGAAGGCGAATACCTTCACATCCAAATATCTTGGTGACACAAGCGCATTGTCACCCAATTTCTCAGTTTTGACAACTCCCACTTCCTGGAGTTGAATGGATCGTTGCTAGTTGATCCTCTCAGTCCGGCGTTGAATGATTTCCATTTCAATTTCAGTGTAGGGGATCTTGCCGCCCTTCGTTGAAGAAGCTTTAGAAGAGGTGGCAAGGATTCCGGCCATTTGGGTTTTTGGAAGATGAAGGAAATTTTTCAGAGAGAGAGTAGGATTGCTTTTCTTGGATGAGAGAGAGTACAAACTGCAAATGAGATAGCATAAAGATATGTTTCCAAAATCTCTTAGGGATATGGTTGATTGAGAATATGGAATGACGGTTTTGGAAGTATGTGCACTGACGGTTTcttttggagagagaaaatattttataatggGTCGTGAAAACACGCGCGATTAAAGCAGATTGAATAACTGTTCCACATTGAATATGATGTGACTTTTCAGAAAAGAACTGTTGAAGCACGTGCCAAAGGTATGATGACTTTGAACTTTGACAATTGCTCAGCCAGGTGTAACTGAACGATAGTAACTTCCAGATGACAGCTTCATAGAACGATGTGACACTAAAACATTCCCATAGATATCTCGTTGATAGAATTGCTGAACAATGCATGATTTCCATTAAACGTTTGACTTAGATAACGAtacctgcaaaatagaaacactacgttttcataccttcaatatgCAGATTGCATATTAATTCTCCTTCTTAAATCAGCAAATCTCCTTTCCAGTAATGGCTTTGTGAGaatgtcagcaagttgatcttcagtGTGCAcatgagatatatcaatgtgTCCTTTTTCCACTAGATTTCTAATGAAGTGATGCTTGATTTCAATatgctttgttcttgaatgtTGAACGAGATTCTTTGCTATGTTGATGACACTAGTGTTGTCACAAAGTAGAGGTATGCTACTTTCATGGAAATTATAATcttcaagttgatgctttatccatagaAGTTGAGTGCAACATGAGCTGGCTGCTacgtattcagcttcagcagtggaaAGAGATATGGTACTttgtcttttgcttgaccaaGAGACTAAACAGTTTCCTAGAAAATGACATCCTCCACTGGTGCTCTTTCGTTCAACTTTATCTCCCGCATAGTCAGCGTCACAAAATCCTTTTAACCTGAAATCACTACCTTTCTCGTACAAAAGACCAAGATTAGTAGTACCTATTAAATATCTAAATATTCTCTTAACAACACTAAGGTGTGATTGTTGTGGATTTACCTGGAATCTTGCACATAGACACACACTGAAcatgatgtctggtctgcttGATGTTAGATACATGAGTGATCCTatcatccctctgtacgatgttggATCAACTAGTGAACTTTCATCATTCTTGTCCAGAACAGTGTTTGGATACATTGGTGTGCTCATATCATTTGACTTATGCATATTGTACTTCTTGAGCATATCTTTGATGTATTTGGTCTGATGAATGTAGATCTTGTCCTTTTCTTGCTTGATTTGTAGACCGAGGAAtaatttcagttctcccatcatactcatctctaattcactttgcatgagtGTGGAGAATTCTTTGCACAGTTTATCACTTATAGCTCCAaagatgatgtcatcaacatacaattgtacaaggatgtaaTCATCTTTCAGATGTTTCGTGAAAAGTGTGTTGTCGATCTTTCCTCTTGAGAAGCCGTTCTTCATAAGAAAGCTGCTTAGTCGATCGTACCATGCtcttggggcttgttttaaaccgtaGAGAGCTTTCCTGAGTTTGAATACATGTTCCGAGGCAGACAGTTCTTCAAAtcctggaggttgcttcacgtaaacttcttcttcaattactccattcagaaatgcacttttcacatccatctgatatagtTTAATGGAGTATTGACATGCAAATGCTAGAAGAATGCGAATGGCTTCAATTCTTGCTACTAGAGCAAACACTTCtatgtagtcaattccttcttatTGATTGTACCCTTGAGCTACTaaccttgccttgtttcttgtaaCTTTGCCATTTTcgtccatcttgtttctgaatacccatttagTGCCAATGATTGTTTTGTCTTTGGGTCTTGTTACAAGTGTCCAAACTTCACTTCTTTCAAAgtgatttagttcttcttgcatgactagaatccatccttcatcttgtagagctTCGTCCAAAGATTTTTGGTTCAATTTCTGAAATGAATGCGTTGTtggattcttctctgaatgTTGATCTGGTTCTTACTTtttctgatacacttccaatgatCTGCTCCGGTGGATGATCAGACTTGTATTTCTGCTCCTTGGGAAGAGGGATACCACTTGATGTCATTACTTGATCATGTTTTTCTGGAGTAGCTGGTTGAGGTGAAGTGGACAGTTCTTCAGGTGTGGTCTcagatgattgtgtttccttggagatctcttctttttctcgaTCGGATAGATCAAGATTTAAAAAGGATTTTTCCAAACGATCAGTGGATTCAGTAGAGTGATCATCaaacttgacattgatagattcCTCGACTAATTTTGTCCTGAAGTTGAAAACTCTATATGCTTTGGAATGAGTGGACTATCCAAGAAGAATGCCTTGATCAGATTTGTTGTCAAAATTTCCAACATTATCCTTTGTGTTGAGAATGAAACATTTACAACCAAAGGGATGGAAGTACGATACAGTTGGACGTCTTCTTcgccacaattcatagggagtcttctTTAGCATGGGTCGCATGGATATTCTGTTttggatgtagcatgcagtttcaatagcttcagcccaaaaGTATTTTGGGagaattgtaagatcaagatttgatcagtggttgcatctctatattttgatgattaaaattaaggtttttgaggatgaacaattatggtactctaacgtttgtctttatgagttgtgacaaacaggttctgattctgacccaagccgatcccatcagaagaagaagaaccaagggttaccaaaaagagagctctaaagcttatcatgttcgttcagaacagtggcaaatccttcagaagttctgaagatagaagctctcaagaggtactgaagaaccggggtcagaagttctgaagaccataTGTTCCAGAAGGAAACGGTCCTgaaagtagaagactcaagttctgaagacctgcaagaagttggctctgaagacccaagctattctagctctgacgttcagaagttctgaggaacttgttcaaaAGCAGAAGTTGCcaggttagaggatccaagcttccgtctgactctgatcagaagcttcaccaacgtccatctgaagcactccagatcataagtcagctggtgaaaggacaagtcgctgtcatagtacacatcatacagtctcagtctgtctgccacctacctcgttcagcctagcagtctgatattacaagattgtcactccaacgggcaaaaccctagcaacggctacaccatatgccttggagtatataagggctgaagatagaagaaagaagctaagaaactttactgatattcttgaattcattcgaaccgatctcttagcaatatttcttcacttTTCTTAAatatctgagtttaccattagcttttcagaagcaattcttgtaaacccaaaagcttttacaaacactttgtaagtTCCTTGAGATaccaagtttggtcggatcttgagaggactgaatcaagtttgattcagtgtttagctagtcttgagaggatcagtagatcagcttcttgagagtatactagtgagaaaatcagtgtattgttagtcacttagcaggttgcaagtgcagttgtaacactcattgattttagtgaattgccttcatcagaagaaggaagaaatcaccttcacgggtgtgaaggtgtgaaaaacgactagaaggggggtttTCTCTTTTGActcttttcagttttttttctttggggcaagagacaattgcactttttataaactagctccatcaagagttaagaaccacaactccccattgaatcctccaaacaaccagcctattaaacatagataccaaggaaatctccataaggctcaaaagggtcaactagggacaaagatgttataaaacaatttctgaagtacaagaaaacctaccagtctcaagaatgcaagtctcctaaagctacactcaaggacgcatgaaatgaaacacagaaccaagaagtgcaagtgagtcagaatcctccagggaaattatatagtgaagggtcaaagatggacccttgtggactcacatcaactctatcctcaagacaacacttagaagaccgaagtttcttcctctctttcccaaacatacaatcactccccaaaagaaagcacaaagtatccacttaaaaacattttcaaaaccagcatca
This window harbors:
- the LOC130712806 gene encoding uncharacterized mitochondrial protein AtMg00810-like → MKNGFSRGKIDNTLFTKHLKDDYILVQLYVDDIIFGAISDKLCKEFSTLMQSELEMSMMGELKLFLGLQIKQEKDKIYIHQTKYIKDMLKKYNMHKSNDMSTPMYPNTVLDKNDESSLVDPTSYRGMIGSLMYLTSSRPDIMFSVCLCARFQVNPQQSHLSVVKRIFRYLIGTTNLGLLYEKGSDFRLKGFCDADYAGDKVERKSTSGGCHFLGNCLVSWSSKRQSTISLSTAEAEYVAASSCCTQLLWIKHQLEDYNFHESSIPLLCDNTSVINIAKNLVQHSRTKHIEIKHHFIRNLVEKGHIDISHVHTEDQLADILTKPLLERRFADLRRRINMQSAY